The following are from one region of the Capsicum annuum cultivar UCD-10X-F1 chromosome 1, UCD10Xv1.1, whole genome shotgun sequence genome:
- the LOC107874004 gene encoding pollen-specific leucine-rich repeat extensin-like protein 2 isoform X2: MTTMKMLMMLTVATILFFSHKQVIVATEVVEANDYPDPWDYPDPWDYPDPWDYPDPWDYPDPWDYPYPWDDPYPWDIPCDFPWPFPWPRPWPCPPPRPRPRPRPCPPPPPPPCPPPPPPLRSPPPPPPRSPPPPPRSPPPTPFSGCSISDQEKVKKCMFNTTSIDACCPIFKSILGTSCPCYKYAEDLDNQVLITLEAYCDVDSPCKPSPPPPVTPTPFSDSCSASDKEKVKTCMFNTTSIDACCPTFKSILGTSCPCYKYAEDLDNQVLVTLEAYCDVDSPCSGVPVIKLSKEE; encoded by the exons ATGACAACCATGAAAATGCTTATGATGTTAACAGTGgctacaattttatttttcagccACAAACAAGTGATCGTGGCGACAGAAGTCGTAGAGGCCAATGATTACCCAGACCCATGGGATTACCCAGACCCGTGGGATTACCCAGACCCATGGGATTACCCAGACCCGTGGGATTACCCAGACCCGTGGGATTACCCATATCCATGGGATGACCCATACCCATGGGATATCCCATGTGATTTCCCGTGGCCATTCCCCTGGCCACGACCATGGCCATGCCCTCCTCCACGACCACGACCTCGACCACGACCATGTCCACCGCCACCTCCGCCACCGTGTCCACCACCACCTCCACCTCTGCGCTCACCACCACCTCCACCTCCGCGCTCGCCACCGCCTCCACCAAGATCACCCCCTCCTACACCGTTTTCAGGGTGTTCTATTAGTGACCAAGAAAAGGTGAAGAAATGCATGTTCAACACAACTTCAATTGATGCATGTTGTCCGATATTCAAGAGCATACTTGGCACTAGTTGCCCTTGCTATAAGTATGCTGAGGATTTAGACAATCAAGTCTTGATCACTCTTGAAGCTTATTGTGATGTCGATAGCCCTTGCAAGCcg AGTCCCCCTCCTCCAGTGACTCCCACTCCATTTTCGGATAGTTGCTCAGCTAGTGATAAAGAAAAGGTGAAGACATGCATGTTCAACACAACTTCAATTGATGCATGTTGCCCGACATTCAAGAGCATACTTGGCACTAGTTGTCCTTGCTATAAGTATGCTGAGGATTTGGATAATCAAGTCTTGGTCACTCTTGAAGCTTATTGTGATGTCGATAGCCCTTGTAGTGGTGTGCCA